A single window of Micrococcaceae bacterium Sec5.1 DNA harbors:
- a CDS encoding NlpC/P60 family protein, with translation MTSANKVARHRAEAPKTSSLAVIAKAVSDNAGGVGRQAAVIAAASGLVLTSGVAANAADTNVQRESTSASALDVQSVAQATIAADSSVAISYERPVVKTVEAPAPVVEKAPAKEAPAAGGTATLAVNTDTSAAKAPAASSGLGAAIAAAAYAQLGVTQDCTMLVTNSLAAVGIHFHDWPAGYLSLGRTVSAAEAQPGDLAYYANGGYGGMAHIAVYVGNGMAVHGGWNGSTTALFSVNVGSGPVFIRVNG, from the coding sequence ATGACCAGTGCAAACAAGGTTGCACGGCATAGAGCTGAGGCCCCCAAGACCAGCTCACTTGCCGTCATTGCCAAAGCTGTCAGCGACAACGCCGGTGGCGTTGGCCGTCAGGCAGCAGTGATCGCAGCTGCATCAGGCCTTGTGCTGACCAGCGGCGTGGCTGCAAATGCTGCGGATACCAATGTCCAGCGCGAATCCACGTCTGCGTCCGCCCTTGACGTGCAGTCGGTTGCCCAGGCCACCATTGCTGCCGATTCCAGCGTTGCCATCTCCTACGAGCGCCCCGTGGTCAAGACTGTCGAAGCCCCGGCTCCCGTCGTCGAGAAGGCACCTGCCAAGGAAGCTCCGGCTGCCGGCGGCACCGCTACTCTGGCGGTCAACACTGATACCTCCGCGGCCAAGGCGCCTGCTGCATCCAGCGGCCTCGGTGCAGCTATCGCTGCAGCGGCCTACGCACAGCTCGGTGTCACACAGGACTGCACCATGCTGGTGACCAACTCGCTGGCCGCCGTCGGTATTCACTTCCACGATTGGCCGGCCGGCTACCTCTCCCTCGGCCGCACGGTCAGTGCGGCTGAAGCGCAGCCCGGCGACCTCGCTTACTACGCCAACGGTGGCTACGGCGGAATGGCACACATCGCTGTTTACGTCGGCAACGGCATGGCAGTCCACGGTGGATGGAACGGATCCACCACGGCACTGTTCAGCGTGAACGTTGGCTCCGGCCCCGTTTTCATCCGCGTCAACGGCTGA
- a CDS encoding HNH endonuclease: MRTLVLNAGYEPLAVVTFRRALVLVLTGKASVVAEGDEPVVGPQEILGRPSVILLNRYIRPRYNKITAVSRRGVLRRDGHRCAYCGKTAHTIDHVHPKSRGGADSWENLVAACLKCNNAKSDHTLAEMGWKLRFKPGVPTGTMWQIKELEKPAPDWDPFLLPESAA, from the coding sequence ATGCGCACACTCGTTCTGAATGCTGGATATGAACCGCTGGCGGTAGTAACCTTCCGCCGGGCGCTGGTCCTTGTGCTGACTGGAAAAGCTAGCGTGGTGGCCGAAGGCGACGAGCCTGTCGTCGGGCCACAGGAGATTCTCGGAAGACCATCCGTGATTCTTCTCAATCGCTACATCCGGCCCCGGTACAACAAGATCACTGCCGTGAGCCGCCGCGGGGTACTCCGCCGCGACGGCCATCGCTGCGCCTATTGCGGGAAAACAGCGCACACCATAGACCACGTCCACCCCAAATCCAGGGGCGGCGCGGATTCCTGGGAAAACCTGGTTGCGGCGTGTTTGAAATGCAACAACGCCAAGAGTGACCACACGCTCGCCGAGATGGGTTGGAAACTTCGTTTCAAACCTGGCGTGCCCACAGGAACCATGTGGCAGATCAAAGAACTCGAGAAACCTGCGCCGGACTGGGATCCGTTCCTGTTGCCGGAATCCGCCGCCTGA
- a CDS encoding M23 family metallopeptidase, which produces MTSQNVRGRRRASGPAAELRPARAAMEIRPRDTPRQVRRRKSPLRQVADFAAASGVGQKAGVALAATGLALTVGLPATSPVMATSESGQAEAALSVPGGSQPEVSAAASAKIDFTRAAVATAADPDGKLKQLLSAQSAGSIQRASSLGTLGSPLDKLVTASPFGYRVSPLTGGTGDFHRGQDFVAQCGTAVHAAAAGKVTFAGWHEYGGGNRVVIDHGNGLETTYNHLSSFNVKVGQTVSRGDTVALSGTTGASTGCHLHFEVQVNGEVVDPMGWL; this is translated from the coding sequence TTGACATCGCAGAACGTCAGGGGCCGTCGCCGCGCGTCCGGCCCCGCTGCTGAGCTGCGGCCAGCCCGCGCCGCAATGGAGATCCGGCCACGCGACACCCCGCGTCAGGTGCGCCGCCGCAAGAGCCCATTGCGCCAGGTAGCCGACTTCGCCGCAGCCAGTGGTGTCGGGCAGAAGGCCGGCGTCGCGCTTGCCGCCACCGGACTTGCCCTGACTGTAGGCCTGCCTGCCACAAGCCCCGTCATGGCCACATCCGAATCCGGCCAGGCCGAGGCGGCCCTCTCCGTACCGGGTGGCAGCCAACCCGAAGTTTCTGCGGCAGCCTCTGCCAAAATCGATTTCACTCGCGCAGCAGTCGCTACCGCCGCTGATCCTGACGGCAAGCTCAAGCAGTTGCTGAGCGCCCAGTCGGCGGGGAGCATCCAGCGCGCATCCTCACTTGGCACGCTGGGAAGCCCTCTGGACAAGCTGGTCACGGCATCGCCGTTTGGCTACCGCGTCAGCCCCCTTACAGGCGGCACCGGTGACTTCCACCGCGGCCAGGACTTCGTAGCCCAGTGCGGTACTGCCGTTCACGCCGCAGCCGCAGGCAAGGTCACGTTCGCAGGCTGGCATGAGTACGGCGGAGGCAACCGCGTCGTGATTGACCACGGCAACGGCCTCGAGACCACGTACAACCACCTGTCGTCCTTCAACGTCAAGGTGGGCCAGACTGTCAGCCGTGGCGATACTGTCGCGCTGAGCGGCACTACAGGCGCATCTACGGGTTGCCACCTCCACTTCGAGGTCCAGGTAAACGGTGAAGTCGTAGACCCCATGGGCTGGCTCTGA
- a CDS encoding molybdopterin molybdotransferase MoeA, translating to MTEAPGQGHHHAAHTWHEARQRAFDVAAPIPPSPVPLKAALGRTLASDAVAIQDMPHYASSAMDGWAVNGTGPWILVEPGHRLAPHQASPIVTGGLIPPGAKAVLRTESGVITTDDDGLPILALGGLAKPGEPRNGQHIRKAAEEAAEGDVLLKAGTVLNPAHIALAALAGLDELEVLGKPLVRFLLTGSEVVTQGVPLPGKVRDTFGPQLGAVVELLGGIAGEQLKVGDNYDDWLAALQDTEPEPAEPYAAPEPPADVVITTGGTGRSGTDHFRRAVAELGGRLLIDGIAMRPGHPAVLAELPDGRFVLGLPGNPLAAMMALFTVGGPLLAALGHGKLEDVGEVPSGAMIDADPGRTRLMPFKLVYGLASPAQHAGPGMMRGLAGADGVLVVPPHGVQMGELVPAFPLPWGKPLPAPKAAEGKPRKSPARQQKKAPSGPVDWSALEA from the coding sequence ATGACCGAGGCCCCCGGACAGGGCCACCACCACGCGGCACACACATGGCATGAGGCCCGGCAGCGTGCCTTTGACGTCGCCGCTCCCATCCCGCCAAGCCCAGTGCCGTTGAAGGCTGCCTTGGGAAGGACATTGGCCTCGGATGCAGTGGCCATTCAGGACATGCCGCACTATGCGTCCTCCGCCATGGACGGCTGGGCTGTCAACGGAACGGGTCCATGGATTCTTGTTGAGCCCGGCCACAGACTTGCTCCCCATCAGGCCAGTCCCATCGTCACCGGAGGACTCATTCCGCCCGGCGCCAAGGCCGTTCTGCGCACCGAAAGCGGCGTTATTACCACGGACGACGACGGCCTTCCGATCCTTGCGCTCGGCGGCTTGGCGAAGCCGGGGGAGCCACGCAATGGCCAGCACATCCGCAAAGCTGCCGAGGAAGCCGCAGAAGGGGACGTGCTGCTCAAAGCCGGTACCGTCCTGAATCCTGCGCACATTGCCTTGGCTGCCCTGGCGGGCCTCGATGAGTTGGAAGTCCTGGGGAAACCCTTGGTGCGATTCCTCCTGACGGGCTCGGAAGTGGTGACGCAAGGGGTTCCCCTACCGGGGAAGGTCCGGGATACCTTCGGACCTCAGCTAGGCGCTGTCGTCGAACTCCTTGGTGGCATCGCAGGAGAGCAACTCAAGGTTGGCGACAACTACGACGACTGGCTTGCGGCTTTGCAGGACACCGAGCCTGAACCCGCGGAACCATATGCAGCACCGGAGCCGCCGGCCGACGTCGTTATTACTACAGGCGGTACCGGACGCTCAGGGACGGACCATTTCAGGAGGGCCGTGGCTGAACTGGGCGGCCGGCTGCTGATCGATGGCATTGCCATGCGCCCCGGCCACCCGGCCGTGTTGGCGGAGCTTCCGGACGGACGCTTCGTGCTGGGCCTGCCCGGGAATCCGCTGGCTGCCATGATGGCATTGTTCACGGTTGGGGGCCCGCTGCTCGCAGCGCTTGGCCACGGGAAGCTGGAGGACGTTGGCGAGGTTCCCAGCGGTGCAATGATCGACGCCGATCCTGGACGGACGCGCCTGATGCCTTTCAAACTGGTCTACGGATTGGCATCGCCCGCGCAGCATGCCGGCCCGGGGATGATGCGTGGGCTGGCGGGAGCAGATGGCGTCTTGGTGGTGCCGCCGCATGGTGTCCAGATGGGCGAACTGGTCCCGGCCTTTCCCTTGCCGTGGGGTAAACCTTTGCCCGCACCCAAGGCCGCTGAAGGAAAACCACGCAAGTCGCCGGCCCGGCAACAAAAGAAGGCCCCGTCCGGTCCTGTTGACTGGAGCGCGTTGGAAGCCTAG
- a CDS encoding metal-dependent transcriptional regulator, with amino-acid sequence MTDLIDTTEMYLRTILELEEENIVALRARIAERLRHSGPTVSQTIGRMERDGLVIVSNDRHLELTEVGRKRATEVMRKHRLAERLLADVIGLDWAYVHDEACRWEHVMSERVERRLYELLEHPTESPYGNPIPGLEALGGLANQPLARLDVNLLHAMDGYAADSRVVVSRLAEPIQVEPELLTQLDEGGIRPGATVSLERVGEYISVRVPGIEGALELPPEVAAHVFVAVS; translated from the coding sequence ATGACGGATCTGATCGATACCACTGAGATGTATCTTCGGACCATTTTGGAGCTTGAAGAAGAGAACATCGTGGCTCTTCGCGCACGCATTGCGGAGCGTCTGCGGCACTCGGGTCCCACGGTTTCCCAGACCATTGGACGCATGGAGCGCGATGGCCTGGTCATTGTTTCCAACGACCGCCACCTGGAACTGACCGAAGTCGGGCGCAAGCGGGCCACCGAAGTCATGCGGAAGCACCGCCTTGCCGAGAGGCTCCTGGCGGACGTCATTGGTCTGGACTGGGCATACGTTCATGACGAAGCGTGTCGCTGGGAACACGTCATGAGTGAACGGGTGGAACGGCGCCTGTATGAGTTGTTGGAGCACCCCACCGAGTCGCCGTATGGCAACCCCATCCCGGGTTTGGAGGCGCTTGGCGGCCTCGCCAACCAGCCCCTTGCCCGCTTGGACGTGAACCTGCTGCATGCCATGGACGGGTACGCTGCCGATTCCCGCGTAGTAGTCAGCCGGCTTGCTGAACCCATCCAGGTTGAGCCCGAACTCCTCACCCAGCTCGATGAAGGCGGAATTCGTCCAGGCGCAACTGTCTCCTTGGAACGGGTGGGGGAGTACATCTCCGTCCGCGTTCCCGGTATTGAAGGAGCACTGGAGCTGCCTCCCGAGGTAGCTGCGCACGTCTTCGTCGCTGTCAGCTGA
- a CDS encoding FdhF/YdeP family oxidoreductase produces the protein MNRHAPEQDINEDDLQIHPPKKAAAGLKAVTVALERGYSQAGVARTVRSMLRVNQHDGFDCPGCAWPESITGRRSPAEFCENGAKAIAEESTTRTVGADFWAAHSIADLEDKTEYWLGSQGRIAEPVVLKPGDTHYSPISWTEAFALIGEHINATTPDRCVFYTSGRTANETAFMYQLFARSLGTNNLPDCSNMCHESSGSALNPTIGIGKGTVSLEDIHHAELVFVVGQNPGTNHPRMLSALRDCKNNGGKIVAVNPLPEAGLLNFKDPQSLNGVIGGGTTIADEFLKIKVGGDLALFQALGHLLLEEEKLNPGTIVDKSFIGKQTEGFEAYAKARSQLDWDETERATGLSREEIVTVAGLMAKSKATIICWALGLTQQPHSVDTLKEIINLLLLQGNFGKRGAGACPVRGHSNVQGDRTMGIWEKPGETFLAALDKEFGFQMPREHGYDSVETQHALEKGEVDVFVSMGGNFAAAGSDTAALEAGLKTAGLTVHISTKPNRAHVVHGKTSLILPTLGRTDTDDKHPKGKQFLSVEDSMSVIHKTQGRLAPISEHLLSEPVIVARMAQATLGDDHGVDWRAMAEDYDVIRDHISRVIPGFEDFNARVRTKNGFVLPNPPRDTRTFATDIGKARFSVSPLEYLEAPEGHLILQTVRSHDQYNTTFYGLDDRYRGVSDARRVILVHEEDLAGLGFKDRDLVDVISTFAGTERRANKFRLIAYPTAKGCAAAYFPEANALVHRELVARESNTPGYKAMTVRFVKHPEENGS, from the coding sequence ATGAACAGGCATGCTCCCGAACAGGACATCAATGAAGATGACCTGCAAATCCACCCGCCCAAGAAGGCTGCGGCAGGCCTCAAGGCTGTCACTGTCGCCCTTGAAAGGGGCTACTCCCAGGCAGGAGTAGCCCGCACGGTCCGCTCCATGCTCAGGGTCAACCAGCATGACGGCTTTGATTGTCCGGGCTGCGCCTGGCCGGAATCCATCACGGGACGTCGCAGTCCCGCGGAATTCTGTGAGAACGGCGCCAAGGCAATCGCTGAGGAAAGCACCACACGGACAGTGGGGGCAGATTTCTGGGCAGCACATTCCATCGCCGATCTTGAAGACAAGACCGAATACTGGTTGGGGAGCCAAGGGCGAATCGCCGAGCCTGTAGTCCTCAAACCGGGGGATACCCACTATTCCCCGATCAGCTGGACTGAAGCCTTTGCCTTGATCGGGGAGCATATCAATGCCACCACACCTGATCGCTGCGTTTTCTACACCTCCGGCCGGACGGCCAACGAGACCGCGTTCATGTACCAGTTGTTCGCCCGCAGCCTGGGCACCAACAACCTGCCGGACTGCTCCAACATGTGCCATGAGTCCTCGGGCAGCGCGCTGAACCCGACCATCGGGATCGGCAAGGGAACGGTCTCGCTGGAAGACATCCACCACGCCGAACTGGTGTTCGTGGTGGGCCAGAACCCCGGAACCAACCATCCGCGCATGCTGTCCGCTTTGCGTGACTGCAAGAACAACGGCGGAAAGATCGTTGCAGTGAACCCGCTTCCGGAAGCGGGACTGCTGAACTTCAAGGACCCCCAGTCGCTCAATGGCGTGATCGGCGGCGGCACTACTATCGCGGACGAATTCCTCAAGATCAAGGTCGGTGGCGACCTCGCTCTGTTCCAGGCCCTGGGCCACCTGCTCCTGGAGGAAGAGAAACTGAACCCGGGGACGATCGTCGATAAGTCATTTATCGGGAAGCAGACCGAAGGCTTCGAAGCGTACGCCAAGGCGCGGTCCCAGCTGGACTGGGACGAAACCGAGCGCGCAACAGGTCTGTCCCGCGAGGAGATCGTCACTGTGGCGGGGCTGATGGCCAAATCAAAGGCGACCATTATTTGCTGGGCGCTGGGCTTGACCCAGCAGCCGCACTCCGTGGATACGCTGAAGGAGATCATCAACCTGCTCCTGCTCCAAGGCAACTTCGGCAAGCGGGGAGCCGGGGCCTGCCCGGTGCGTGGCCACTCCAACGTCCAGGGCGATCGCACCATGGGTATTTGGGAGAAGCCGGGCGAAACGTTCCTTGCTGCGCTGGACAAGGAGTTTGGATTCCAGATGCCTCGCGAGCATGGATATGACTCCGTGGAGACCCAGCACGCCCTGGAAAAGGGGGAAGTAGATGTCTTCGTGTCCATGGGTGGAAATTTTGCTGCAGCCGGATCTGACACCGCAGCGCTGGAAGCCGGGCTCAAGACTGCTGGACTGACTGTGCACATCTCCACCAAGCCGAACCGTGCCCACGTGGTGCACGGGAAGACATCCCTGATCCTGCCCACATTGGGGCGCACGGACACGGACGACAAACACCCCAAGGGCAAGCAGTTCCTGTCGGTGGAGGATTCAATGTCCGTCATCCACAAGACGCAGGGCAGGCTGGCTCCGATCTCCGAGCACCTCCTGAGCGAACCGGTCATCGTTGCCCGGATGGCGCAGGCGACACTCGGGGATGATCACGGAGTGGACTGGCGCGCCATGGCAGAGGACTATGACGTGATCCGGGACCACATCTCACGTGTCATCCCGGGGTTCGAGGACTTCAACGCCAGGGTCCGGACGAAGAACGGCTTTGTCCTGCCGAACCCGCCACGGGATACCCGTACCTTCGCAACTGACATCGGCAAAGCACGGTTCTCCGTCAGTCCGCTTGAGTATCTTGAAGCTCCAGAGGGCCACTTGATCCTGCAGACGGTACGCAGCCACGATCAATACAACACCACGTTCTATGGCCTGGATGACCGCTACCGTGGGGTCTCGGACGCCAGAAGGGTGATCCTGGTCCACGAGGAAGACCTCGCTGGCCTGGGCTTCAAGGACCGTGACCTGGTGGACGTCATTTCCACTTTTGCCGGCACTGAGCGGCGAGCCAATAAGTTCCGGCTGATCGCGTACCCCACGGCCAAGGGCTGCGCTGCCGCATACTTCCCGGAAGCTAACGCCCTGGTCCACCGCGAACTTGTGGCCCGGGAATCCAACACGCCCGGCTACAAGGCGATGACTGTACGGTTCGTGAAACACCCCGAGGAGAACGGATCCTGA
- a CDS encoding NlpC/P60 family protein, producing MSSRTTPARHRAELVRTNPLNTLSKAVSTNAGTVGRQAAVLAAASGLVLSVGLPAQAADTDVSKSESSSTQQLVATAVVTAEPTATVSFESPVVATKEAPKVQRASQRTQAAEGQTGDTLAALSSTAKDAASSAAASGLAAIAYTGIGHPYVWGGTSPNGWDCSGFAQWVYAQAGISIPRVNAWTAMKPTSTPAPGDLVMQNGGAHVGIYVGNGMMISALNPSQGTLLTPVAATGTSSFFTLR from the coding sequence GTGTCATCACGCACTACCCCTGCGCGCCATCGCGCCGAATTGGTTCGTACGAACCCGTTGAACACCCTTTCCAAGGCTGTCTCAACCAATGCAGGCACCGTAGGCCGCCAAGCCGCCGTTCTGGCCGCAGCCTCGGGACTTGTTCTCAGCGTTGGACTCCCGGCCCAGGCCGCTGACACCGACGTTTCCAAGTCGGAATCCTCCAGCACCCAGCAGTTGGTCGCCACCGCAGTTGTTACCGCTGAGCCCACGGCAACCGTTTCCTTCGAAAGCCCCGTTGTGGCTACCAAGGAAGCCCCCAAGGTTCAGCGCGCCTCCCAGCGCACGCAGGCAGCCGAAGGCCAGACGGGCGACACCCTCGCTGCCCTGTCCTCCACGGCCAAGGATGCCGCATCCAGCGCGGCAGCTTCCGGACTCGCAGCAATTGCCTACACCGGCATTGGCCACCCCTATGTCTGGGGCGGCACTTCCCCCAACGGCTGGGACTGCTCTGGATTTGCCCAGTGGGTCTACGCCCAGGCCGGCATCAGCATCCCCCGGGTCAATGCCTGGACGGCCATGAAGCCCACCAGCACGCCGGCCCCCGGCGACCTCGTCATGCAGAACGGCGGAGCCCACGTGGGCATCTACGTCGGCAACGGCATGATGATCAGCGCGCTGAACCCCAGCCAGGGGACGCTCCTGACCCCGGTCGCAGCCACCGGCACATCCTCGTTCTTCACCCTCCGCTAG
- a CDS encoding NTP transferase domain-containing protein: MEFNAVILAGGRATRLGGVPKPGLTFDGASLLSHALQAARGASAVVVVGPDTSGIGGVLPDGVLSAREEPAFAGPAAAIAAGLAAFHHNGEPAPWTLVLACDMPHAARGIEPLWEGLRAHPEVEGAMAVSADGRQQPLLGIYSTRALEREVAAASALTNSSVFRLLARLNLLAVTVPDGSTDDVDTWEDAEALGIHDEQEADMKSQEETLEDWCRTLLQAFELEGVEVDINEVLAVAGVAAHSVVRPAAPLTTFIAGYAAGMARGIGQAADDTAMSAALDLARQVAKQYLEPGTEAE; encoded by the coding sequence ATGGAGTTCAACGCTGTGATTCTGGCGGGTGGCAGGGCCACCCGCCTCGGTGGCGTGCCCAAGCCCGGATTAACGTTCGACGGCGCCAGCCTCCTTTCGCATGCCCTGCAGGCGGCGCGGGGAGCCTCCGCTGTGGTGGTGGTTGGTCCAGACACCTCTGGTATCGGCGGCGTCCTGCCTGATGGAGTTCTTAGCGCCCGGGAGGAGCCGGCCTTTGCCGGCCCTGCCGCCGCCATTGCTGCCGGTCTGGCGGCCTTTCACCACAATGGGGAGCCAGCGCCGTGGACGCTCGTCCTGGCATGCGACATGCCGCACGCCGCCAGGGGCATTGAGCCCCTATGGGAAGGACTGCGTGCGCATCCTGAAGTGGAAGGCGCAATGGCCGTTTCAGCCGACGGCCGGCAACAGCCCCTCCTGGGCATCTACAGCACCCGGGCTTTGGAAAGGGAAGTTGCGGCAGCTTCGGCGTTAACGAACTCTTCAGTGTTCCGGCTGCTTGCTAGGCTGAACCTGCTGGCCGTTACTGTTCCCGATGGGTCTACCGATGATGTGGACACGTGGGAGGACGCTGAGGCCTTGGGCATACACGACGAGCAGGAGGCGGACATGAAGAGCCAGGAAGAGACGCTCGAGGACTGGTGCCGCACACTGTTGCAGGCCTTTGAGCTTGAGGGCGTTGAAGTGGACATCAATGAAGTCCTTGCCGTGGCAGGAGTTGCAGCCCACTCCGTGGTGCGGCCTGCTGCGCCACTGACAACGTTCATCGCAGGTTACGCTGCGGGCATGGCCAGGGGGATCGGGCAAGCCGCGGACGACACCGCCATGAGCGCTGCCCTGGATCTGGCCCGCCAGGTTGCCAAGCAATACCTGGAGCCCGGGACTGAGGCGGAATGA
- the fdhD gene encoding formate dehydrogenase accessory sulfurtransferase FdhD, translated as MGRVTQRRKLHKFVLDGSPQALEHPVRYKEDILAVEEPLEIRLGEMSFSVTMRTPGDDFDLVAGFLVSEGIIWEPGQLVSERFCAGEDEEGVQTFNVVDAQLRPDVERPDTGRNVYTSSSCGICGTDSIDAVRKSSRHSPQDDEVTVPVKALAALPDRLREAQAVFAKTGGVHAAGLFRIHDDGTSELLCLREDVGRHNAVDKVVGWALRAGKLPLKGTVLQVSGRASFELVQKAAMAGIPVLAAVSAPSSLAAELADETGITLVGFSRGSSLNVYAGRDRIVGEEAG; from the coding sequence ATGGGACGCGTGACCCAGCGCCGAAAGCTGCATAAGTTCGTCCTGGACGGATCGCCCCAGGCCCTGGAACACCCTGTCCGATACAAGGAAGACATCCTCGCGGTCGAAGAGCCCCTGGAAATCCGTCTTGGTGAAATGTCGTTCTCGGTGACCATGCGGACCCCTGGAGACGACTTCGATCTGGTGGCGGGATTCCTTGTGTCGGAGGGCATCATCTGGGAGCCGGGGCAACTGGTCTCCGAGCGTTTCTGCGCGGGGGAGGACGAGGAAGGCGTGCAGACCTTCAACGTCGTGGACGCACAGCTGCGGCCCGACGTCGAACGTCCGGACACCGGCCGTAACGTCTACACCTCAAGCTCCTGCGGCATTTGCGGCACCGACTCGATCGACGCCGTCCGGAAGTCCTCGCGGCACAGTCCCCAGGACGATGAGGTCACGGTCCCCGTAAAGGCGCTTGCTGCCCTCCCGGACCGGTTGCGTGAGGCGCAGGCGGTTTTCGCCAAAACAGGTGGCGTCCATGCCGCGGGCCTTTTCAGGATTCACGACGACGGTACTTCCGAGCTGCTGTGCCTGCGGGAAGACGTGGGCCGGCACAACGCCGTGGACAAAGTGGTGGGTTGGGCTTTGCGGGCCGGCAAGCTGCCATTGAAAGGAACGGTTCTTCAGGTATCCGGCCGGGCATCTTTCGAGCTCGTCCAGAAAGCTGCCATGGCGGGCATTCCCGTCCTTGCGGCCGTCAGCGCTCCCTCCAGCCTCGCGGCCGAGCTCGCGGACGAAACAGGTATCACGTTGGTGGGCTTCAGCCGTGGGTCGAGCCTGAACGTGTACGCGGGCAGGGACCGGATCGTGGGAGAAGAGGCTGGCTAG